The DNA region AAATCAGTGTTCTCATTGTCCTTTTTTAATATGTATGTTGACTTTACAGAAACCACATCTGTGACAAAGACACATCATATTCTTCCCTACCAACACTATAGTTCTTCAGTAATGGTGAAGTGTTTGTTGATGAATGGATACACTTTTCAGTTTAGGTGTGTTTGTATTGGGTGTATAGCCACATATACAGGAATACCACTCAATTTAGGGATTCATTTAGATGTCAAAACTGTAGTTGTTAAAAGCTATTTTAAAGACATAAGCTAGAGATCTTAGGCCTGCACGTCAAGGATTTTGTCTAAACCTTCAAGGATCTCTCTTGAAAAGGAGATCCTGATCTCAATGAGActacctgtttaaataaaggcttaaataaatacattacaagGACTTATGTGCGAGTAACAGGCAAACAATATAACAACTAGCACATACATTTTGGTACATTAATATTTCACCGACTCCCAACTATTTTAATTACTACAGcaataacaaacacatttctagTTTCTTCAGTGCCACAGACACTTTCATCAATATAAATCCAAAATCATAGTGTGCAGATATCAATTGTTCTTGCCCAGGAGGTgtaatttaaaatgtcacattaaaagGATTCTAAAGACAGCAAATATATCAGGCTGAATTACAGGGCATGTATATGACATATTCTAAAGTACGTCTAGGATTTTCCAGGTCATGTTATAATgcaacattaacataaaaatagtGTCTTaggatttaatatttcattcaaTATGAGTGTGATAATGTATCATATCATATACTGAAtgtatattataaatataatacacGGTATTATTGTACAGTGTTGAAGCTAACAAATGAGAGACTCTGAGGAAACATTATAACCTCAACGAATTAACAAAATCCCTACTGGATGTTTCAACCAATAAGGACTTCAGCTGCAAGGTATTAGCCATTGTTTGCACTGCAATTGACATGTAGCTCTTTTAAACTTGGTAAAGCTACCCGAGGCCAGCCACTAAAGCCACTAAAGGTCAGTGGCACTTCAAAGATACTAAAATAGTTCAGAATCAATCTTATCAGATCACCTTGTTTATTCTCGCAGAACTAGGACACACCATAGAAtttaaataaatggaaaaacaaacccGTGAATTAAAAGCCTGCCAACTGTTTAAAAACAACTGTTCACGTTTCAAAGTAGTGAGCTTATCTTTATGAAAAGTACGGCGACTACTACAGGGGCATTGAGCTCTGTTGTGGTTGGGATATTTCCATGGGAACAAGTGGCCAAGGAGAAAGGGAGGATCCTGTTAGAGCAGCACAGGGGGCGTGTGTTAGATTCATTGGTTTCCTGCTTAATTTAAACTGCCTACGTCTCTCAAACTGCCACAGATGTGCTGGTCTTGACAAGAGAGAACCTCCATCTGCTGTCAAGAGAGCCTCAGGATTTCTCATAAACACCTTGATCTTTTAACTGGAGCTGTCGGTCTATCCTGTCTAGGAAAATCTTGTGGATTATCCATATTTTCATAATATAAGGTAAGAAAATCTTCCTGCAAAGTTAGTGATATTACATATTATGGAATAATTTAGTTTTATAGacttttgcatttgtgtgtttgatttcaGGATACAGTGCAGCAATTCATAAGTATACCCTTTTGATTTTACAGAGTTTCCAAATTTCTACCAGAGTACCCATGTGGGTGGTGGAGAAGATCCTCGTGTCAATGGAGAGCTCTAACCTGCCTATCCCATCAGCAGAATTCAGCTTTAAAATTGGCGACATCATCTTTGGAGAAAAAGCTGACAAACCCAAAAGGATTTCCCTCTGTCCGAATGTCATCACCCCTGACAACATCCCAGAGTTCTGTATCCCCCCAACAATCCCATCCCTGCAGGAGACTAAGATTATGGAGCACAGCCGAGCTGCACGTGCTATCAAGGTGTCTCCCTGTGAGAGGGCTAGCCCTGAAACAGAAGTGACACGCCATGAGCCACTCAACCCACACATTATCCAGGTGGAGAGTGTGGATGAGAGCCCCTATGATGGCTGCAGTGACGAGGAGACGACCAATGCAGATCCCCAGAGCCAGGCTGCTTTGTCCCTTCCACACCTGGCCAAAGCCCAGACCTGCTACGGTTTTTGCACCTTACTGGAGAGTCCCCACACCAGGAGGAAGGAATCTCTCTTCCACTCGGATCCTGGCTCCTCTCCGCTGCTGCTGCCCAGGAGTCGATCCAGCATGTGCTCCAAAGTGTCCCCTTctacctccccctcctcctccccttcatcTTTCAGCCTTAACACCCTCACCTCCAAGCTTTCCCCGAGAGGCTACACCCTGAACTGGCAGGCCACTCTGGACAGTGATACGACTTCCTCTACTGAATCCTCTCCTTTCAGCTCGCCCCTGCTGACCAGGTGCCCTGCCAAGTCTTCCCTCTTCAAAGCGCTGAGCCATGAACTGCTGTTGTCAAGGAACATGAGGAAGGCAATGGTGTCCAGGAACAATTCCCTGTCCACAGATGAAGGCAGCTCCACAGACAACAGCCCAAATGTCATGAGGAGGGCATCAGAGGGGTTAGCTGAAGGCCTGCCCAGCAGCTACAGCCTGGCGCCACCCACCATCTTCCCCATGGACTTGACTCTGCACAGAGAGAGGGTAATGAAGGAAAGAATGGTACCCATAGGGAAAGACGGCAGCCTGAGACTCTCAGCAGAGTACTGCCCGGATAACCAAAGACTACGTGTTCGCCTGATAAGTACTGAGGGCCTCTATCCTCTATCTGTAGACCCCAAGATTATCAACTGCAGTGTCAGCCTCTCTCTGGTTCCTGGGAAAGTCCAGAAGCAACGCAGCACAGTCATCAGAAAGAGCCGTAATCCGATCTTCAATGAGGATTTCTTCTTTGATGGTATCTCAGAGGAAGACCTCAGCCAGCGGTCCCTTCGCTTTAAAGTGGTGAACAAAATGTCCACCCTGAAAAGAGACTATCTCCTAGGTGATTGTGATTTGCCTCTTTCTAGCATTGTGACATTATAAACCTGAGTACTTCcttatctgtttatttatgtatgaaattatttatttccatttttgtattgTAAAAAGAGATTTTATAATGAATTAAATTATGGAAAATACTgaagttgtctttttttattacattttatcttAAGACTTGATGCCTGTGTGGATACACTATATTGCCATAAATTGTTTCTGTGCAGAATTACAGGAATAGTTCATCCAATTTTCTCAGTATTCATTTTTAGAATTGAATCCTCATGATAAAGTtaatatcagtaaaaaaaaaaaaaaaaaaagcacagccAACAAGAGGTTCATCTTCACCTCATAATTGCttaaaaacaagcacaaaaatgttaaaataatgatttacaGCCTTTTTGTGCCTCGACGTGTTAATGTTGCTGCAGCATCAGCTGGCATGAGACAACCACTGTCTCGTATTTCTCCTAAGCCTGTTGTTTTCTTCCTGACCTTTCCAGTGATTAAAAATATCACTAGAAACCAGAAACcttagagggttttttttttttaccgttgAGTATGCATAATTTTAATCAGTGCACAAAAGGAgctttatgttctttttttactATGATACAGAACACTTACTGTTATATTTCATGAAAACTGAATTACAATTAAGGCTATTAGAGCAACCCACATTCTACAAGTTGAATTGGGTGTACTTTTTATAAAACAAGACAATGTTGTAGGCAATATTTATCAGCAATACCTGCAAATAGGTTGCTTCAGAGATAGATTGTTTAATAAAGATGATCAGGTACTTAGGTAACAAGACTTTCAAAATGGTAGATCAAAAAAATTTAATCTTAAACTAGGCATGGTAATGTACTACCTACAACtcttaatgaaaaaatatcaattagGCCTGgagtttgaaaataaataaggcAGCCAATAGACTAAATCAAACATAAATTTCACTACTCAGCTTATAAAGTATGAGATTTTGCCTCTTTTTAAAACAGAGCCTGACATATTATATTTGCAGTGTGTTATATACATATGCGTATGTTTACTCAACtgaacagagcagcagctctTAATGTGGACCTCAGGCAAGGATATCCTGCTGCTTTCAGCAATAAAGATCAGGCAGAAAAGCACCGCCTGCCACTATAGCTCCTAGTTAAAGATTGATAGGTTTCTCAGGGCTCGGGAATGCTCTGACAGGGGACTGACAACTATGTTATACAGCATATGacaaacaaca from Thunnus albacares chromosome 7, fThuAlb1.1, whole genome shotgun sequence includes:
- the c2cd4a gene encoding C2 calcium-dependent domain-containing protein 4A, yielding MWVVEKILVSMESSNLPIPSAEFSFKIGDIIFGEKADKPKRISLCPNVITPDNIPEFCIPPTIPSLQETKIMEHSRAARAIKVSPCERASPETEVTRHEPLNPHIIQVESVDESPYDGCSDEETTNADPQSQAALSLPHLAKAQTCYGFCTLLESPHTRRKESLFHSDPGSSPLLLPRSRSSMCSKVSPSTSPSSSPSSFSLNTLTSKLSPRGYTLNWQATLDSDTTSSTESSPFSSPLLTRCPAKSSLFKALSHELLLSRNMRKAMVSRNNSLSTDEGSSTDNSPNVMRRASEGLAEGLPSSYSLAPPTIFPMDLTLHRERVMKERMVPIGKDGSLRLSAEYCPDNQRLRVRLISTEGLYPLSVDPKIINCSVSLSLVPGKVQKQRSTVIRKSRNPIFNEDFFFDGISEEDLSQRSLRFKVVNKMSTLKRDYLLGDCDLPLSSIVTL